The genomic DNA TTCATCCCAGACCAATAATAATGGCGAGACAGCAACTCCATGGTTCTCCACTGTCCTGGATGGCCTGTGGAAGGattatcatgcctgctttcAAGGACAAGGCGCCTGATTTCTGGTTCATTGGGTACATAAATGCACTGGTGGTAGTAGAGCAACCCATTATCCAGAGACCAGCCTTTAACAGGAATGTTTTCCTCCAAGGACTTCAGGATTTTGGCAACAGTTTTGTCATCAGGCAGTGCATCTCTGATAAGGTCATTGAGGTCACTGTCTGTGAGAATTGAAGATATAAAAAGCTCTGGTGCAATAAGTGCAGGGGCTTCACCCCCCCCTTTAGCCTCCCCTTTCAGGTCTTCTCTCCTGGAAAGGATATCAGCTTTTTGTTTTGGGAGCCAGGCCTGTAAACAATTCTGTAGTTATAgtctgccaaaaatcccatccatcTAGCCTGACGCCTGTTAAGTTCCCTCTTTGTTTGgaaatattccaggtttttgTGATCTGTGAGGACTTTGACAGGGATTTCAGAGCCTTCCAAAAGGTGTCTCATTCCTTCAATGCTCTAATCACTGCAAGCAACTCTTTGTCATAGATGTCATAGTTGCATTCTGCAGGTGATAGGCTCTTTGAAAGGAAGGCCACAGGATGGAGTTTGTCATCTCCACCTTTTTGGCTAAGGATTGCACCAGTTGCATAATCTGATGcatcacactcaaggaagaaCTCTTTTGAAACATCAGGCTGAATGAGGACAGGGGATCAATCAGAGCTCTTTTTAGGTTGTCAAAAGACTCCTGCTGTTCAGCACCCCACTTCCAAGGGTTCTCCTTGCGCAACAGTTGGTAGAGTGGATATGCAAGCTTGGAGAAGTTCATAATGAACCGCCTGTAGAAGTTGACaaaacctaagaactcttgaacccctttaACTGTCTGgggtgttgcccaatcaacagCTTTGGAAATTTTTTCAGGGTCTGCACATACCCCTTCCCCATTGGCTATGATTCCCAAGTAGTGTACTTGATCCTGGAAGAACCTGCATTTCTCAAGCTGACAGTACAACTTGTTTCTGTAGCCTTTTGAGAACTTCCTGACGATGGGTAACATGTTCTTCTCTGGATTTGGAGAAAAtaaggatatcatccaagtacaCTCTCACATAGACATCTAAGATGTCCCTCAGGATATCATGATCTGGAAGGTAGCTGGGGCATTGCACagcccaaagggcataaccaggtattcaaaaaGGCCATATTTAGTCTTGaatgctgttttccattcatctccttccttaattcTGACAAGGTTATATCCAGATTTAAGGTCCAGAGCAGTAAAGCACTTTGCACCCTTAACTTCTCAATGAGATTGGAAATCAAAGGAAGGGGGTAAGAGTTCTTGACTGTGTTGGCATTCAGTGCACGATAGTCAATGCACATCCTCCTTTTGCCATtctttttgggaacaaagATCACAGGAGAGCTGTAATGGGATTTTGAGGGCCTgataaggccttggtccaGCTGTTCCTTTAGGATCCTCTtgagttcctcatcatcagaagGTCTAAGGGGATAGACAGGTCCTTTAACCTGTTTGGTTTGATCTTGGAGGACTATCTCCAAGTCATAGGAGCGATGAGGAGGCAACTCTGTCACCTtgtcctcagaaaatacctctGCATAGTCACAGAGTTCCTctgggatgccttcaagtGAATGATTCACAGCACCTCCAGGGTCCCtagggatactttcaagagcCTCATAAGGAGCCTCAGCACCTCCTAGGTCTTCTGGTACACTTTCAAGGTGGTTGGCAGTCCCACCAGTGTTTCCCAGGATAATatgagaagaagaaaaaacaaGTTGTACTACAGTATACAGAGTTAAACATTACACGCTTGGTAGTCCATtctatagtagggttgtgtaacttgagccaaGACATTCCTAAAACAATTGAGTGTCTACCTATGTCTGCTACAttacatttcagaacctctttatgGCTACCTATAAAAAATTCAAAAGTACATTCAAACTCAACCAAACCAGAGCTGATATCACGACCATCAATGACCTTTAATGACCTAGGAATTGACTTCCTGACCAAGGGTATATGATTGGTCAATAAGATTTTTATGGATGAAACAGGATGAagctcctgagtcaatcataGCCCACCCATAGAATGGTTTCATCTGGGTGGTGCTTTTTTGTTGGGGGCACTAATACTTGGAAATGCAGAATAGTAAATATTGAGTGGAGAGAtgttatttacagaaaatATTTCTAAATTGTCCAAGTTTTTAATTCCCTCTGAGACATGGTGCCTTTTCatgttcagaggtccccattttccgaCTCATTCTCAGATAGATGGGCTTCATAGCCAGAGTATGTATTGGAAGGACATTGGCTAGCATAgtgtccctttcctccacaGGTAGAGCATACAATAGGTTTTTTGCCCTTTCCTGCAGAGTCAAGATCCATAGGGCTTGGTCCAGAGTTGGAAGATTTTGGCTGGACTGGAGAGGGGTCTACAGGATGTGAGTCCTTTTTGAGACTTTTGAAGCTACTCTCAACCACAgtgccatcattccacttCACAGTAGGAATAGACATGCCCTTTGCATTTTTGCCAATTTTTGAAATGGTGCCTTTCCTTGCTTTTCCATCTGGTCCAATCATGTACACTTTATCCCCAACAGTGAGTTTATCCCTGGTCACATTGCCCAAGGCTCCTGTTGACGATGTAGTGCCCTTTTGGAACAGGAGTTTGGTCTGGCCCTTGTGTTGTGCCTGGAACTGTTCTAGGCGCGGGTCAATCTTCAGAGCTTTATCAGCAAGGTTCTCTAAGGAAACATTGCTGGCATTATGGTCATAGTCCTGAGCCATAAGCATCTCCTTGATTTTGAGAGACAGGCCATCATAGAAAAAGTCCCTTAGGGATATGTCATTATACCCTAGGTTCTGGGAGTAGG from Rhizoctonia solani chromosome 16, complete sequence includes the following:
- a CDS encoding Transposon Tf2-7 polyprotein translates to MLPIVRKFSKGYRNKLYCQLEKCRFFQDQVHYLGIIANGEGVCADPEKISKAVDWATPQTVKGVQEFLGFVNFYRRFIMNFSKLAYPLYQLLRKENPWKWEFFLECDASDYATGAILSQKGGDDKLHPVAFLSKSLSPAECNYDIYDKELLASSQITKTWNISKQRGNLTGAWLPKQKADILSRREDLKGEAKGGGEAPALIAPELFISSILTDSDLNDLIRDALPDDKTVAKILKSLEENIPVKGWSLDNGLLYYHQCIYVPNEPEIRRLVLESRHDNPSTGHPGQWRTMELLSRHYYWSGMKQSVAKYIQACDSCIRSNIPTRQRWGYSNLLIYPESLGGNYI
- a CDS encoding Transposon Tf2-7 polyprotein; amino-acid sequence: MSWLKLHNPTIEWTTKLQLVFSSSHIILGNTGGTANHLESVPEDLGGAEAPYEALESIPRDPGGAVNHSLEGIPEELCDYAEVFSEDKVTELPPHRSYDLEIVLQDQTKQVKGPVYPLRPSDDEELKRILKEQLDQGLIRPSKSHYSSPVIFVPKKNGKRRMCIDYRALNANTGAKCFTALDLKSGYNLVRIKEGDEWKTAFKTKYGLFEYLVMPFGLCNAPATFQIMIS
- a CDS encoding Transposon Tf2-7 polyprotein, yielding MSSQNLFVTVDPDSVSIAPSLPAEVSQTLTALKTLIMAVNHNLQVAIGQIHNNTADLATANNSFKTMMVASPRWKGKSKPWRILSLLWLVPSRRPKLNLPEKFDGSNKDKAVSFRVAVSHYLRVSYPQASVEEQIAFIISCLEGKAHEWLEPYLEEDVVNNHPVAWLHSINGFWLQFNARWNVQNKTENYRAKFKTLKQTKSVQDYYKDFQTYSQNLGYNDISLRDFFYDGLSLKIKEMLMAQDYDHNASNVSLENLADKALKIDPRLEQFQAQHKGQTKLLFQKGTTSSTGALGNVTRDKLTVGDKVYMIGPDGKARKGTISKIGKNAKGMSIPTVKWNDGTVVESSFKSLKKDSHPVDPSPVQPKSSNSGPSPMDLDSAGKGKKPIVCSTCGGKGHYASQCPSNTYSGYEAHLSENESENGDL